The DNA region GAATGAGCACCAAATATTAATACTAACCGGCAGCCTGGGCGAAGGACATAACCAGGCAGCCAGGGCCATTGTGGAGTCAGCCAAGAGAAACTCCCCGCATCTGAGCGTTAAAGTCATTGATTACATGGAGCTGACGCATCCACGTTTGCATGTGGCAGGCCAATACTTTTTTATTCAGTGGGTAAAGCACTTTCCTTCGTTGTACGGTTATTTGTTTCAAAAGACGAGGGAGGAGAACACGCTCATCCAGCTCCTAAAGCGTTTGAGCTCATTCAGTCTGCAAAAGCTGAGCAGTTTGCTAGAAGATCAGAAACCGTCCGTGGTGATCAGCACGTTCCCGCCTGCGGCTGCAGGCATGTCGCTGCTGAAATCGATGGGACTCACGGATGTACCTGTCGTCACGGTGATTACGGATCATACGGATCACAGCTATTGGATTCATGAGCATACCGATCACTATATGGTGGGATCGGGCAAGGTCAAGGAGGCCTTGCAGCGGAAAGGAATAGCCGGCGAGAAAATATCGGTCACGGGCATACCGGTCCATCCGCTGTACACGCAGCCGGTGAATCGTGACCGGGTTCGCGAGAGCTACCGGCTGAGCGCGTCTGACCAAGTCGTCCTCATGATGGGAGGCGGCGAAGGAATGATCGACGGCGAGATCGTGAAGCTGCTTCAATCACGGGCTTACCCCGAGCATGTCAGGTTTATCGTTGTATGCGGACGCAATGACAAGCTGTATCAATCGCTGCAGGAAGACTTCGCCGATCATCCGCAGGTTAGGGTGATGGGATATGTAAATCGAATGCACGAATTGATGGCCGTTGCCGACCTTATGATCACGAAGCCGGGCGGACTCACGATCTCCGAAGCATTAACGATGGAACTGCCGATGCTGCTCTTCAAGCCGGTTCCGGGTCAGGAGCAGGATAATGCGGATTATTTGGTCGGGATCGGGGTAGCCCAGCAGGCGGATGAGGGAGAGCTTAAAGACCGGCTCATCCGCATGCTGCAACATCCGTCCATTCTGACAGAGATGAAACGTTGTGCTGCGCGATACAGTCATAAAGATTCGGCGCTTTCCGTGTTATCAGCATTAATGACCCTGCTGCAAAGCCGTTCCGCACAGCGTAACTGGCTGCATGAGCT from Paenibacillus ihbetae includes:
- a CDS encoding MGDG synthase family glycosyltransferase — its product is MKSMNEHQILILTGSLGEGHNQAARAIVESAKRNSPHLSVKVIDYMELTHPRLHVAGQYFFIQWVKHFPSLYGYLFQKTREENTLIQLLKRLSSFSLQKLSSLLEDQKPSVVISTFPPAAAGMSLLKSMGLTDVPVVTVITDHTDHSYWIHEHTDHYMVGSGKVKEALQRKGIAGEKISVTGIPVHPLYTQPVNRDRVRESYRLSASDQVVLMMGGGEGMIDGEIVKLLQSRAYPEHVRFIVVCGRNDKLYQSLQEDFADHPQVRVMGYVNRMHELMAVADLMITKPGGLTISEALTMELPMLLFKPVPGQEQDNADYLVGIGVAQQADEGELKDRLIRMLQHPSILTEMKRCAARYSHKDSALSVLSALMTLLQSRSAQRNWLHELDSRAYGLLSRDAYMQDYEGHYVDSFR